The genomic segment aatttttattttattttattttatttgtgttataaCCTAGGTCTGGTGTGTTGACAGTGTTCAGTGACACGCCCACAGTTTCCTGAGGAGGGGGCGGAGCGTCTTTTGTGTTGAACAGCCTCACACTGACGTGAAGAAGAACTGTCTGTTCTTAAAGTCTGAGCTCAGAGAAAACTTTTGATCTGCTTCCTCAGAACACAAATCACCCGGGGACACGGTaacagttgttttctgttttatccaCGATGCTGAGTTTTGTTTCTCGAACACCTGAAGTCTCGATCCTGAGAGAagcagctgaggctgatgtgTTTGTTGACGCtattagcatgttagcttcAGGCAGAAATACATGCATTCAGTGTATTGATGTTGTTATGGGgacttttttaaagaaagacaggaaatgAAGGGACGGTGGAAGGATTGTTGACCAAAGTCAGTTGAGCCCACATGAGTGCTGCGGTCTTTGTCTTCATCCCTCCAGGTGGGAGATGTTTGCCACAGCCACCAGGAACTTCGTGGAGGAGGTGGATCATGGGGGTTTGCTGATCCCTGTGTCCAGCCTCAATGACACCATTGAGCTGCTGACTGTGGTGGTGAAGCGTAAACGTTTCTGGTTCTGGCAGAAGCCCAAGTATCTCCCCACTGACTTTAACCTGAATGACATCCTGGCAGGTGACGCCCTCCTACAGCCAGGTAAACACCAAACACTCTGTATAAGTACCTGCATGTGCTGTCATGTTAGTTGTTGAATATCTGCAGCATTAAATCACAGAAAACGATAGATATATAGTCAAGATACTGTTGATTGCAActaagaaaacaataacaagggACTGGTGCAAAACTGAATCTCCTACCATAGAACAATGGTTAGGGATTGTAAGAGAAATATACTGTATGGAGAGAATGACCTACCAACTTCCACTGAAGGAAGATGTTTCCATaacaaagtggaaaaaatgGGTGTTGTATGACATAACGAAAGACATGTGAACTGTAAACTGTATAAATCTGATTTTGTAGAATAAGGATACCTGCAGCCATGActgactttttttaattttctttgttgtatatgtcttgtatgtgtaaatgtaaaaaatctgaataaacactacagtttaaaaaataaaaataaaaataaaaaaaaattcacagaaaACCCTGCTCATGCACTGCACCCtatttcctcctgtttccacAGTTACCATAGAGATAGACTTCATCAAGTTCAACGGGACGTATGGGGACAACATTCAGGGAGCTGTGGACGCCAACTTCAGCAACTCCAGCGTGAGCCTGAGCGGCAAAGACTCGTCCAAACTCCAGTCGTCCTTCGACAGTttgaaaaaagaggaagtgaatgtgcagaagctgctgcagggatCCAAAAGCAGGTCTGTTCCCCGACCTGTCTCCAGCGTCCTGACGGCAAAACACCAGACACCTGACCTCTGTGTTACAGATattcacacagcagcagtgatcTTTGTCCACTCATAAAgctgcacacaaaacacacagtcagTTGAATATGAAAACTCACAAGAGAAAAGCTTCTATTTGAAGAGGGTTTTATTTACATAAGTGAAAAATATAACGCTGGTGCTGCTGTACATTCATTGTCTCAGGGTCCTGGACATGTCCCACTGTCTGATCCTGCAGGCCAAGGAGAAGCACAGGCGCGTGCTGGGGATTGTGAAGGAGCGCATTGTGACCACCAAGCCCTGTTCGGTCAtagaggaggtgcagcagggcGGAGAGTGTGGAGGGAGCCTCACCTCCTGTGGGCCCAAGTGCTCCAAGGTAGAGAAGTAAAACTGAAACAATCTCATAATGTCTCTTGTTATCAACCCATTATCTATATACTGCTTATAAAAGgtctctttttctctgaatGAGTTTCAGCTCTGCATTTAACTTATCTTTGCTTTTTAAGTAGTACAAGTGGAAGTTAACTTTGTGCCATTTAATGCTGAAAAGtgatttaaattcaatttcagCCACATATAATTTTTTGTATTGACTCCCACATGTTTTGCATAATAAGAGACACATTCATAGGTGAAGGGTGCATCCCCAGCAGCTGTTATTTTTCAGCAGTAATTGTTGTTTTAGAGTCTGTAGTCAAACGTCTGctgtctctttgtttctgcaggtttcactgAAAGAGAACGGGAAGCTGAGTAAAGACAGTAATGTTACCATGGAGATTCCCACCCATACTACCATTGCCTATGCCCTCATAGAACTAGAGATCAAACAGGATGGCTGCTATGGTGAGGAGTCATCAGCTAAACCAatacatttgcatatttaaCCAGAGCAACTGATCctgaatatattaaatatgtgAAATGTGACATGCTGCGTTTTCCTCAGAGTTGTGTCTGATGTCAGACACCAAAGGAGGTTTTGAAGTCGACGGCCATGCTCACACACGACTGTGTGGTGCCTCCGGAGCTGATCTGCACGCTTTTGATAATAGCCGCCTTCAACAAGGTAAATTACTGTTTTTCTCTCGGCAGCTGTGGAACATGTGACTGTAGATGATGACGTGTTTAGAAATATGTCCCGGCTCACAAACGACCTCGGAGTCTTATCAGAATGGTTTGATAACTTCTTGTAAACATCTGCTTTGACCTGAACCTTTTATCTGAAGGTTTTAGTGGCCTGCTACATAATTCGCACATTCTGTGTTTGGAGTAATTTTGAATGGCTTTTTCTTTCTATGAACAGATCTTGAGAAGTTTCACGATTACTTCCAGCTGCTGTCGACTCTCCCTGCCTCCACACGGTCCTCTCTGCTCCAGCAACTCACTCAAGTTATGCAGGACCAAGTAGCCGTCCGTGCACTTCAGGATGGGGTAGGTGGGACAGGGCAGAGGCACAATGATAACGTGGAGTTAAGACCATAAACCTCTGTTACGACTGCCTGTTAAACATGGGTGTGTTCCTCTTGCTCAGCTGGACCAGATGTGCCAGGATAAGAGCTCCGTCCTGGGTGATGTTATGACGACAGAGAACCAAACACAGAACGTCCAGGCAATTCTGGACCTCGTGGAGCAGTGTAGTGAAGCAGAGACAGCTCAGGCAGGCCAGGCCACATCCCTCCTCACAGCACTCCACCTCATTAGCAGCGCCTTGGACGGTGGGTAAAAGTACTCTCTGTGCAGCCTTTATTACTTTACCCATTAGGTAAGTCGAATGCTGCATGAAGTCCTGTAAAAAGAGGCCGACTGATAGGGAGTTTTGGGGCCATGCTGATATTTTTGTTAATATATAGTTGAAAATTATTCTATAAGATGTTGTTTTCAAACCCTCACGACAAAGATATGTAAGTtcaaccataaactttattataaatgaaaattaaacacaaatgttatcaaatatatagaactttatttaggaaaataaacatatttttatcccaaatgtaaacatatatatatattttcagcgttgtttattcaataaaataaaatgtctagTTTTTTGAGGTTATTTTTCCCTGTAAGGAAATTGGTTTGCAACAATAATCACAGGGTATTTTGTCAGAGGTAGACATTTGGTCAAGATCAGCTAGTTTGAATAAAATTAACATCTtgtggaaaaaaaggaaatttagAAAGCTGTTGTTTGTTAATCGAGGGGGGGCAGTGACGTCATTCATcctatgtctgtgaaaggctcattaAGTTGAATTCTTTATGACCAACTGATAAATCGGTCAGTCTCTAGCAGTCATCATTTCAATGTCATGAGGAGAAGCGTGTAGAGTATCCTGAAGTTCTGTTTTCATCCCACGTCTTTGTGTTTCCCTTTCAGAGATGACCAATGAGTGTCGTGGCGTCTTGGGAATGTGCTGCAGCCACTCAGTGTTAAACACATTGGAGCTGTTGGTGAGTGAAGGCGgtttttacaaaatgaaaaccTCACGTTACATGGGTGATGCATCATAGCTCCAGCTGCATGTTCAACTTTGTCTCCCCCCTGTTCCAGGTGCAGTGTGCGTCAGGAAGCGGAGAGCTGCCGCTGAGCAGCGCACACCTGACCGCTCTGACAGAGGACGTGTATGAAAAGACTGCACATCTGTTCGCCTCCTCCAACATGCACCTGAAGAGAGACggggacactgtgaggacagaAATAAACCAGGAGTCAGGGAACCTTCCTCTGGTCCTGTGCATCGCTGTCAGAGGTCTGACCTCATTAACCCTCGGAGTTTGAATGGAAAATGCCTTCAAATCCACCAGAAACTATTACTAACCACACCTGCATGAGGGGCACGGGATCACAAGTGTTATTTATGAGTGTTTTATAAATTCAATCTGGTGCTGTAGAATGTTATTTAAAACACTTCTGCATTTTACGGTGCGTTAATTACTTACATTTACTCATGAGACAGTCACTTTGTGCTTTAGTCGATGAAAAGACAATCACTGATCAATGACAAGTCTTCAAAGGTTTTGAGGAGAAAATTTGTCACGTTTATGGATTTTAGatcaaactaaaatgtcaagACATCAACGTACTCTaagattttattgaaaaaaaacatgatttataaTCAATTTTTAAGTAATCATCTGTGTGTTACCAAAGGTTGATCTAAACCTTCAAGCCAATCAGATCCAAGAATTATCAATGGGCTGGgaacaaagtaaaataaacactACTTATTTTACGTGGGATCTAATGTGATGTCGCAGCACTGAGGCTGTTGGGACATCTTGCACTTCAGATTGTTTATCAGCACTAATATTTTAACTGTCATATATTGGTGACACTTCCTCATGAAACCATGTTATTGTTCTTCATAAACATGCATCTTTGatgctgttttttaatgtgCCAACCACAGACCTCATTCTCAACCACTTGAGCAAACCtgccttttattattttaacttttgatgcAGATTAAATGCacatttcttttagttttaaattcaggtttgatattttgcatatttttcTCTATTGcggaaaaataaaatgtgaccaTGTCAGCGGTGGTTGTTACTGTTTCCTTCACACTGaacacattcaacacatttgTCATAGAATTCTGCCATAATCAtcaaaaagcaaatacaaagcACATCATTATAAAACACATCATTTATTTCACATCTGAAAATACATCTTTTCTGAAGTCTTGTAAAATATAACCTTTATAAGTAAATATGAACTTTTATTAAAACTGTTAAGTTTTTTAGTAATATCACATCAAAAGGGATGGTTCACTGAAATGCAGTACCCTGCTCAAGAGTCCTGTGGAAAGTTTCTTTCTTCCAGACAAACACAGCACCGTAGTCACTGGTCAAACAGTCACGCACGTGATCCAGATGTATGACCGTCAACATATTACACTTCTGTTGTGcttgagtgaaagagagaagtgGGTAAACACGGCAGTAAAACGTTTTCTTCCTGTACAGCATCAAACAGGTCTCAGATACATACGACTCTATTCTACATGAGGGACGAACTGAGATGACGTACTGGAGGCATACACACTGTAAACTGTAACACTGAGGTATCATCCTTTTCAATGAGCAAACCCTCctgatttgaaaaataaatacacttcACCTATCTTACATACTGATGTAAATTGAAAATAACAGGGTTTAGCAAACACtgcttttgttattattttaaaacaccCTGACACATTGGCCAGTAATTTCTTCCAATCCATTCGAAGAGAAggattctttaaaaaaaatattttgccaATAAGTacacttcctgtgtgttgtcAGTTGCATAGTGTGCTATTAAGGAATCTTGCATTTCAGATCAGGTGACACTGATGCACCTTTGTGCAAGACCCAAATGAACACAGGACTGATGTCCAACacttagtctgtgtgtgtgcagaacagGGTTGTGCCCCTGTTTGTCCCCGGCCTAGCAGCTCCCACAGCCTTGTCCGTCCAGCAGGGGGGGCATTACATCAGTAGACCCAGCTGACTGGAACCCACTGAGGCTCAATGAATAATCGCTctacagcttcctgcagcttgtcAAAGGCCTTGTCCAGATTGTCATTAACTATAGTCAGGTCGAAGTAGTGACTATAGGCCCGGCGTATCCTGGCACTCTCATCCACAGTCTTCTTCAAATCGTTCTCCTGGTACAAAATGAGGCAACAACAATTAACCAAACCgttataatttataaatatttaggTAAACTGAAATCCACTCATAACTTACCGTGAGTAGTTTGGTAGTAAGTCCAGCCTCTACCACAGCTGTGTGCATAGCTCTTAGTGTGTCCAGCTCAGGAGCAGCAATAAACACCACGAATGGCATAAACTCAGCAGTCTTTAACATTTTCAGGGCCTgaacaacaaaaaatacaatGTCCAAACCAAATCTGTAGACCTCATTCTCAACCACTTGAGCAAACTTGCTATTTATATAAattgagtgtgcatgtgtgtgcgttaaATTAACCTGAGGGTTGACGTCTAGGATGCAGGTTTGACCCATATCCACAACTTCGTGGATCGAGTCAATCTTGGTACCATAAAGGTTGGCATCATACTCCCCGTGCTCCAGGTAGCGGCTTCCCTTGATgtccttctccatctcttccCGGGTCACAAAGCAGTAGTTCTGAttgtctttctcctcttctctggctCGTCGTGACGTGACTGGTGGTAAAAGGTGAGGAAAGGTGTAACATGTACCAAGACAGAACACCTTGAAATATACAATGAAGTTGCCTTAGCCATtagtttcacacactcacatggaaCAGTGGTGCTGTATCTCAGAGGATTCACAGCGATGAGCCTGTTTTTCAAGCTCCGCCTGCCAACTCCCTGAGCTCCTATCAGAATAAGCGTCTTTCTCTGGAATGGTGGCA from the Limanda limanda chromosome 11, fLimLim1.1, whole genome shotgun sequence genome contains:
- the gsdmeb gene encoding gasdermin Eb translates to MFATATRNFVEEVDHGGLLIPVSSLNDTIELLTVVVKRKRFWFWQKPKYLPTDFNLNDILAGDALLQPVTIEIDFIKFNGTYGDNIQGAVDANFSNSSVSLSGKDSSKLQSSFDSLKKEEVNVQKLLQGSKSRVLDMSHCLILQAKEKHRRVLGIVKERIVTTKPCSVIEEVQQGGECGGSLTSCGPKCSKVSLKENGKLSKDSNVTMEIPTHTTIAYALIELEIKQDGCYELCLMSDTKGGFEVDGHAHTRLCGASGADLHAFDNSRLQQDLEKFHDYFQLLSTLPASTRSSLLQQLTQVMQDQVAVRALQDGLDQMCQDKSSVLGDVMTTENQTQNVQAILDLVEQCSEAETAQAGQATSLLTALHLISSALDEMTNECRGVLGMCCSHSVLNTLELLVQCASGSGELPLSSAHLTALTEDVYEKTAHLFASSNMHLKRDGDTVRTEINQESGNLPLVLCIAVRGLTSLTLGV